Proteins encoded by one window of Roseibium sp. Sym1:
- the ggt gene encoding gamma-glutamyltransferase: protein MNRDFQAPGRSPVFAREAAAATSHPLATSAALETLLAGGNAVDAAIAAVAVQCVVEPHMTGVGGDCFAIVMEPDGRLTGFNGSGAAPRAATPDKLAELGVAEITDTSPHAVTVPGAVRAWETLHKAHGAAPFKSLFKRAIHYARDGFPVAPRVAHDWVKNLDKLRADPVSAARYLIKGEAPETGTILKYPHLADTLQKIAEGGADAFYSGDIAKDIVSALQSRGGLMTEDDLAACHTTAVSPVLREYKGHTVAELPPNGQGIIALIMLGILEKFDLQGFDPLGPERFHLEMEAARLAYAVRNRFVTDPGHMDVCHTRLIGSDYIDQLAREVSLDKRMASVPENALVPQTDTVYLTVVDKDGLSVSFINSLFSDFGSGIVAPDSGVLLHCRGKSFRAAPGHANSIDGGKRPMHTIIPATVLKGGAPFLSFGVMGGQYQACGHAHLLTNIIDYGMDVQAAIDFPRMFFNMDTHALEAEKLVPPSTLEGLKALGHTVTPASGPIGGSQAIMIDRARHLLTAGSDPRKDGHAAGY from the coding sequence GTGAATCGCGATTTTCAGGCACCAGGCCGCTCCCCAGTCTTTGCGCGGGAAGCGGCGGCGGCAACCTCGCATCCCCTTGCGACCAGCGCGGCGCTTGAAACTCTCCTGGCGGGCGGCAATGCGGTCGACGCGGCGATCGCGGCCGTTGCGGTGCAGTGCGTGGTCGAACCCCATATGACCGGTGTCGGCGGCGACTGTTTTGCCATCGTCATGGAGCCGGATGGACGGTTGACCGGCTTCAACGGCTCCGGTGCCGCACCACGCGCGGCAACGCCCGACAAACTCGCCGAGCTTGGTGTTGCCGAAATCACGGACACATCGCCCCATGCGGTCACCGTTCCGGGCGCGGTGCGCGCCTGGGAAACGCTGCACAAGGCGCACGGAGCGGCGCCGTTCAAATCGCTGTTCAAGCGGGCCATTCATTATGCCAGGGACGGTTTCCCCGTTGCGCCGCGCGTCGCGCACGACTGGGTGAAAAACCTGGACAAGCTTCGGGCCGATCCGGTTTCCGCGGCGCGCTACCTGATCAAGGGCGAGGCGCCGGAGACGGGCACGATCCTGAAGTATCCGCATCTGGCGGACACGCTTCAAAAGATCGCCGAGGGCGGCGCCGATGCGTTCTACTCCGGCGACATTGCCAAGGACATCGTGTCCGCGTTGCAATCGCGCGGCGGGCTGATGACCGAGGACGACCTCGCGGCCTGTCATACCACGGCCGTGTCGCCGGTCTTGAGGGAGTACAAGGGCCACACGGTGGCCGAATTGCCGCCGAACGGCCAGGGCATCATCGCCCTGATCATGCTCGGTATCCTGGAAAAATTCGATCTGCAAGGGTTCGACCCGCTCGGCCCGGAACGGTTCCACCTGGAAATGGAGGCCGCCCGGCTTGCCTATGCGGTGCGCAACAGGTTCGTCACCGACCCGGGTCACATGGATGTCTGCCACACGCGCCTGATCGGTTCCGATTACATCGATCAGCTGGCCCGGGAAGTTTCCCTCGACAAGCGCATGGCGAGCGTTCCGGAAAATGCCCTGGTGCCGCAGACCGATACGGTCTACCTGACGGTGGTGGACAAGGACGGGTTGTCCGTCTCCTTCATCAATTCCCTGTTCAGCGATTTCGGCAGCGGCATCGTGGCTCCGGACAGCGGCGTGTTGCTGCACTGCCGGGGCAAGTCGTTCCGGGCCGCGCCCGGACATGCCAACTCGATCGATGGCGGCAAGCGCCCGATGCACACCATCATTCCGGCGACGGTGCTCAAGGGCGGTGCGCCGTTCCTTTCCTTCGGGGTGATGGGCGGCCAGTACCAGGCCTGCGGTCATGCGCATCTGCTGACCAACATCATCGACTACGGCATGGATGTGCAGGCCGCGATCGACTTCCCGCGCATGTTCTTCAACATGGATACCCACGCTCTGGAGGCCGAGAAGCTGGTGCCGCCGTCGACCCTGGAAGGCTTGAAGGCCCTGGGGCACACCGTCACTCCGGCATCAGGGCCGATCGGCGGATCCCAGGCGATCATGATCGACAGGGCGCGTCATCTCCTGACCGCCGGTTCCGATCCGCGCAAGGACGGCCACGCGGCAGGGTACTGA
- a CDS encoding 3'-5' exonuclease: MSHAIIFDCEFLTAPGAMSRLWGGPLDPDPTVVQIGAVKLSLAPEFALLDEFQVLIAPKDRFGGKALLDPFFTELTGIDQASVDRDGIPMIDALTRFEDFAGDCTLWSWGKDELYLYAISSYIAGCEPALPPQRFGNASALVLKAGVPYEDLKKTTSGKLADYFGLEGRQRRQHDALDDAMSVALSLQHLLQDGRLAPGDFRLPVQARS, from the coding sequence ATGTCACACGCCATCATTTTCGACTGCGAATTCCTCACCGCTCCCGGCGCCATGAGCCGGCTTTGGGGCGGCCCCCTCGATCCCGATCCGACCGTTGTTCAGATCGGCGCCGTCAAGCTCTCGCTGGCTCCGGAATTTGCCCTGCTGGACGAGTTCCAGGTGCTGATCGCCCCGAAGGACCGGTTTGGCGGCAAGGCCTTGCTGGACCCGTTCTTCACGGAACTGACCGGAATTGACCAGGCATCGGTCGACCGGGACGGCATTCCCATGATCGACGCCCTGACGCGGTTTGAAGATTTCGCCGGCGACTGCACACTGTGGTCCTGGGGCAAGGACGAACTCTATCTCTATGCGATCAGCAGTTATATCGCGGGATGCGAGCCGGCCTTGCCGCCGCAACGCTTCGGCAATGCCTCCGCCCTGGTCCTCAAGGCCGGCGTGCCCTACGAGGACCTGAAGAAAACGACCAGCGGCAAGCTGGCGGACTATTTCGGACTGGAAGGCAGGCAGAGACGCCAGCATGACGCCCTGGACGACGCCATGTCCGTCGCCCTCTCCCTTCAGCATCTCTTGCAAGACGGCCGGCTGGCCCCGGGGGATTTCCGTCTTCCGGTCCAGGCCCGGTCCTGA
- a CDS encoding DUF6768 family protein, giving the protein MDKLDRLIEDALKDEDQRLVEETRELGFFALGLKQFTGKLGWVTWVVMTLQGLMFLAGVWCAVQFYGTQDVLGAVKWGLTAAVLMLLATALKLSLAPQMQADRILRELKRIELMVLSAK; this is encoded by the coding sequence ATGGATAAGCTCGACAGACTGATCGAAGACGCGCTGAAAGACGAGGATCAGCGGCTTGTGGAAGAGACGCGGGAGCTCGGTTTTTTTGCGCTGGGGCTCAAGCAATTCACCGGAAAGCTGGGCTGGGTCACCTGGGTCGTCATGACGCTCCAGGGTCTGATGTTCCTGGCCGGCGTCTGGTGTGCCGTCCAATTCTACGGCACGCAGGATGTTCTGGGCGCCGTCAAATGGGGCTTGACCGCAGCCGTCCTGATGCTTCTCGCAACCGCGCTGAAACTGAGTCTGGCGCCGCAGATGCAGGCGGACAGGATCCTGCGGGAGCTCAAACGGATCGAATTGATGGTCCTCAGCGCAAAGTGA
- a CDS encoding GlcG/HbpS family heme-binding protein, producing the protein MSKLTLSTAEIITSAAMEKAAELNLKPLTVSVLDAGGHAVLLKRQDGASIMRPQIAAGKAIGALAVGTGTRWLNDNAESRPHFVNALNGVSGGAIVPVPGGVLVKDGNGETLGAVGITGDTSDNDEACAVAGIEAAGLVADCG; encoded by the coding sequence ATGAGCAAACTCACTTTGTCTACGGCGGAGATCATCACCTCTGCCGCGATGGAAAAAGCGGCTGAACTGAACCTCAAGCCCCTGACGGTTTCCGTGCTCGACGCAGGCGGGCATGCCGTTCTTCTCAAGCGCCAGGACGGCGCCTCGATCATGCGGCCGCAGATCGCTGCCGGCAAGGCCATCGGAGCGCTGGCCGTCGGCACCGGCACCAGATGGCTGAATGACAATGCCGAATCGCGCCCGCATTTCGTCAACGCGCTCAACGGCGTTTCCGGCGGCGCCATCGTTCCGGTTCCGGGTGGTGTCCTGGTCAAGGACGGCAACGGTGAAACTCTGGGGGCCGTCGGCATCACCGGCGACACGTCTGACAATGACGAGGCCTGCGCCGTCGCCGGTATCGAAGCGGCGGGTCTGGTCGCCGATTGCGGCTGA
- a CDS encoding MAPEG family protein: MQLSQKQTSVFKGMAAALLVSGLALAAGAFLLPAGLPAEAGTGGRLELLAICTLAISVWLLASIGVLARHRFFTPEDIDGSGLTSGSAEASVLQAVLQNTLEQTVLAASVYGCFAILAPAHYLGALPAAAGLFWIGRALFWHGYAKGAGGRAFGFALTFYSTVLLLITTVVMALI, from the coding sequence ATGCAGCTTTCTCAGAAACAGACCTCCGTCTTCAAGGGCATGGCCGCCGCCCTGCTGGTCTCCGGCCTGGCCCTGGCGGCGGGCGCCTTTCTGTTGCCCGCAGGTCTTCCGGCGGAGGCCGGCACCGGTGGACGGCTTGAGCTCCTGGCAATATGCACGCTCGCGATCAGCGTGTGGTTGCTCGCGTCGATCGGTGTCCTTGCCAGGCACCGGTTCTTCACACCGGAAGACATCGACGGCAGCGGTCTGACCTCCGGCTCGGCCGAGGCAAGTGTCCTGCAGGCGGTGCTGCAGAACACGCTGGAACAGACCGTGCTGGCCGCAAGTGTCTATGGCTGCTTCGCCATTCTGGCTCCTGCGCACTATCTTGGGGCCCTTCCCGCGGCGGCAGGCCTGTTCTGGATCGGCCGGGCCCTGTTCTGGCATGGCTATGCGAAAGGCGCCGGCGGACGGGCCTTCGGCTTCGCCCTCACGTTCTATTCGACCGTACTGCTTCTGATCACGACGGTGGTCATGGCGCTGATCTGA
- the rplT gene encoding 50S ribosomal protein L20, producing the protein MSRVKRGVTAHARHKKVLKAAKGYYGRRKNTIRVAKQAVEKAAQYAYRDRKAKKRNFRSLWIQRINAATRQHGMTYGTFINGLSKAGVEVDRKVLSDLAINQPDAFKALVDKAQGALAA; encoded by the coding sequence ATGTCACGCGTCAAACGGGGCGTAACCGCCCACGCTCGTCACAAGAAAGTTCTTAAAGCAGCAAAAGGCTATTACGGCCGCCGCAAGAACACCATCCGCGTTGCCAAGCAGGCCGTCGAAAAGGCCGCACAGTACGCCTATCGCGACCGCAAGGCCAAGAAGCGCAACTTCCGTTCGCTCTGGATCCAGCGCATCAACGCCGCCACCCGTCAGCACGGCATGACCTACGGCACCTTCATCAACGGCCTGTCCAAGGCCGGTGTCGAGGTCGACCGCAAGGTTCTGTCCGACCTGGCCATCAATCAGCCGGACGCCTTCAAGGCTCTGGTCGACAAGGCGCAGGGTGCCCTCGCCGCTTAA
- a CDS encoding multicopper oxidase family protein has translation MPGLSRRELLLGGAGTLTAFAAGGLGARQALAADHALTLASLDHAILPDKTTRNMMSFAPDGPPPVLRFRQGRKTTIDVRNSLDEASVVHWHGLRIANGMDGVPYLTQYPIEAGQSFRYDFTPPDAGTFWYHPHCNTLEQMARGLTGVMVVEEDEDPGFDRDLPLNIRDFRLGGDGQFIEFFKARNAARGGTYGTVPTVNWSVAPVYDLPAGSLVRLRLAVTDVTRVGSYEISGGEISGGEARVIALDSNPLPGPVAAKDIILSPGQRADIALRVPDREDEVVRLLLKRPNGDRELCSFRPTGQSAGRDLRELKPLPPNPVPEPDLANAEVLEFVFGWSPEGDAPQASICGSLGYTFWSINRTAWPGDLPGPFDPLATLKLGKSYVLRLRNESPNDHPIHLHGVSFRLLRSNKRKLPPMVTDTALLLEEETMDVALVADNPGDWAFHCHVIEHQKTGLAGFLRIDG, from the coding sequence ATGCCTGGACTTTCCCGGCGGGAATTGTTGCTCGGCGGCGCCGGCACGCTGACCGCCTTCGCTGCCGGCGGGCTTGGCGCGCGCCAGGCGCTGGCCGCCGATCACGCGCTCACCCTGGCCAGTCTCGACCATGCCATCCTGCCGGACAAGACGACCCGGAACATGATGAGCTTCGCGCCGGACGGGCCGCCTCCGGTGTTGCGGTTCAGACAGGGCCGGAAAACAACCATCGATGTCCGCAACTCCCTGGACGAAGCCTCGGTCGTGCACTGGCACGGGCTCAGGATCGCCAACGGCATGGACGGCGTGCCGTACCTGACGCAATATCCGATAGAGGCAGGCCAGTCCTTCCGCTACGACTTCACGCCGCCCGATGCGGGCACTTTCTGGTACCACCCGCATTGCAACACGCTGGAACAGATGGCCCGGGGCCTCACCGGTGTCATGGTCGTGGAAGAGGACGAGGATCCGGGCTTCGACCGGGACCTGCCGCTGAATATCCGGGATTTCCGGCTTGGCGGCGACGGCCAGTTCATCGAATTCTTCAAGGCGCGCAACGCGGCGCGTGGCGGCACTTATGGCACCGTGCCGACGGTCAACTGGTCCGTTGCGCCGGTGTATGACCTTCCGGCGGGCAGTCTTGTGCGGCTGCGGCTTGCGGTGACGGACGTGACGCGCGTCGGTAGCTACGAGATCAGTGGTGGCGAGATCAGTGGTGGCGAGGCGCGGGTGATCGCGCTGGATTCCAACCCGCTGCCCGGGCCGGTGGCCGCGAAGGACATCATCCTGTCACCGGGCCAGCGGGCGGATATCGCCCTGCGGGTTCCCGACCGGGAGGACGAGGTGGTGCGCCTGTTGCTCAAGCGTCCGAACGGCGACCGGGAGCTGTGCTCCTTCCGGCCCACGGGGCAAAGCGCCGGCCGGGACCTGCGGGAGCTGAAGCCGCTGCCGCCGAACCCGGTGCCGGAACCGGACCTTGCCAATGCGGAGGTGCTGGAATTCGTGTTCGGCTGGTCGCCCGAAGGCGACGCGCCCCAGGCCAGCATCTGCGGCTCGCTCGGCTATACGTTCTGGTCGATCAACCGCACCGCCTGGCCCGGCGACCTGCCGGGGCCGTTCGATCCGTTGGCGACGCTCAAGCTTGGCAAGTCCTATGTCCTGCGGCTGCGCAACGAATCGCCGAACGACCATCCCATCCACCTGCACGGCGTTTCCTTCAGGCTGCTGCGCTCGAACAAGCGGAAACTGCCGCCGATGGTGACCGACACCGCCCTGTTGCTGGAAGAAGAAACCATGGATGTGGCCTTGGTCGCCGACAATCCGGGGGACTGGGCGTTTCATTGCCACGTGATCGAACACCAGAAAACCGGCCTGGCCGGTTTCCTGAGGATCGACGGCTGA
- a CDS encoding RNA polymerase sigma factor, which translates to MDEDRHQKTRVLEEFLILDAKRGDRQALNRLIELRGPRLHAHAARLSGDREAARDIVQEAWIQIIRALPSLRQERAFLPWALCIVSRRVAAHIKDRQKGRKLSQAYAAEAEVAPEPPEPGGLETDAILAALKKLPPTQQATVALFYLEDLRVNEVATALNVPVGTVKTRLMKARETLRDLLEGEANG; encoded by the coding sequence ATGGACGAGGATCGACACCAAAAGACGCGTGTACTGGAGGAGTTCCTGATCCTCGACGCCAAACGGGGCGACCGGCAGGCCCTGAACCGCCTGATAGAGCTGCGCGGCCCCAGACTCCATGCGCACGCGGCGCGTCTTTCCGGCGATCGGGAAGCGGCCCGGGACATCGTGCAGGAGGCGTGGATCCAGATCATCCGGGCCTTGCCGTCGCTTCGGCAGGAACGCGCCTTTCTGCCCTGGGCCCTGTGCATCGTGTCCCGGCGTGTCGCCGCTCACATCAAGGACCGGCAAAAGGGCCGCAAGCTGTCACAGGCCTATGCGGCCGAAGCCGAAGTTGCGCCGGAACCGCCAGAGCCCGGAGGGCTCGAAACAGACGCAATCCTTGCCGCGTTGAAAAAGCTGCCCCCGACACAGCAAGCAACCGTCGCCCTTTTTTATCTGGAAGACCTTCGGGTCAACGAAGTGGCGACCGCCCTCAATGTGCCGGTCGGCACCGTCAAGACCCGGCTGATGAAAGCGCGCGAGACGCTGCGCGACCTGCTCGAAGGAGAAGCAAATGGATAA
- the rpmI gene encoding 50S ribosomal protein L35 — MPKLKTKSGAKKRFKVTATGKVKTAQAGKRHGMIKRTNKFIRNARGTTTLSDQDAKIVKQFLPYA, encoded by the coding sequence ATGCCCAAGCTGAAGACGAAATCCGGCGCCAAGAAGCGCTTCAAGGTGACCGCGACCGGCAAGGTGAAAACCGCGCAGGCCGGCAAGCGTCATGGCATGATCAAGCGCACGAACAAGTTCATCCGCAACGCCCGTGGCACGACCACGTTGAGCGACCAGGATGCAAAGATCGTGAAGCAGTTCCTGCCCTACGCATAA
- the phaR gene encoding polyhydroxyalkanoate synthesis repressor PhaR, which produces MAKTNEPTIIKKYANRRLYNTGTSTYVTLEDLAVMVKGEEDFVVYDAKSGDDITRSVLTQIIFEQEGKGQNLLPVTFLRQLIRFYGDSMQGLVPSFLEYSMTSLTKEQEKLRSQMSEAFGATAFDAIEDQVKRNTEMFERAMKMFMPFPTGEGGSPATAAKEDKSEPSDLDNMKKQLEEMQKKINQLSDKS; this is translated from the coding sequence ATGGCCAAGACCAACGAGCCGACAATCATCAAGAAATACGCCAACCGGCGGCTCTACAACACGGGCACCAGCACCTATGTCACGCTTGAGGACCTGGCGGTGATGGTGAAGGGGGAGGAGGACTTCGTCGTCTATGACGCAAAGTCCGGCGATGACATCACCCGGTCCGTGCTCACCCAGATCATTTTCGAGCAGGAAGGCAAGGGGCAGAACCTGCTGCCGGTCACCTTCCTGCGCCAGCTGATCCGTTTTTACGGTGACAGCATGCAGGGCCTCGTGCCGAGCTTTCTCGAGTATTCCATGACCTCGCTGACCAAGGAGCAGGAGAAGCTGCGCTCGCAAATGAGCGAAGCCTTCGGCGCGACGGCCTTCGACGCGATCGAGGACCAGGTCAAGCGCAACACGGAAATGTTCGAGCGGGCGATGAAGATGTTCATGCCGTTCCCGACCGGCGAAGGCGGCAGTCCCGCCACTGCCGCGAAGGAAGACAAGTCCGAGCCATCGGACCTGGACAACATGAAGAAACAGCTGGAAGAGATGCAGAAGAAGATCAACCAGCTGAGCGACAAGAGCTGA
- a CDS encoding GNAT family N-acetyltransferase, whose translation MTADKAPVKCDIPAAKSLEPGRPISVVSLETCPDQLDRIELWFADAWPGWYGPGGQGDAHRDLDRCLASRDRLPRCLVAFDTGRRPVGTVSLRDSSPGSDRYPGAWLTALLVPETCRRAGIGTALVAAAEREAREVGFGEIHASTASAQSLFLARDWQPLDTLAYPEGELEVFRKVFSLA comes from the coding sequence GTGACTGCGGACAAGGCGCCGGTCAAATGCGATATCCCTGCGGCCAAGTCCCTTGAACCGGGCCGTCCGATTTCGGTCGTCTCCCTTGAAACATGCCCCGATCAGCTGGACCGGATCGAACTCTGGTTCGCGGACGCTTGGCCGGGCTGGTACGGCCCGGGCGGGCAGGGAGATGCGCACCGGGACCTCGACAGATGCCTCGCCTCCCGCGATCGGCTGCCGCGCTGCCTGGTTGCGTTCGACACCGGGCGGCGGCCGGTCGGCACCGTGTCGCTGCGCGACTCCTCGCCGGGGTCCGACCGCTACCCGGGGGCATGGCTCACGGCGCTTCTGGTACCGGAGACCTGCAGGCGGGCGGGGATCGGAACCGCGCTGGTCGCCGCAGCCGAACGGGAGGCCCGTGAGGTCGGATTCGGCGAAATCCACGCATCAACGGCCAGCGCGCAATCCCTGTTTCTGGCCAGGGACTGGCAGCCGTTGGATACGCTGGCCTATCCGGAAGGTGAGCTCGAGGTTTTCCGGAAGGTGTTCAGTCTGGCTTGA